The proteins below come from a single Argentina anserina chromosome 1, drPotAnse1.1, whole genome shotgun sequence genomic window:
- the LOC126791049 gene encoding transcription factor MYB93-like, which produces MGRSPCCDDSGLKKGPWTPEEDQKLMNYIQKHGHGSWRALPKLAGLNRCGKSCRLRWTNYLRPDIKRGKFSQEEEQTILNLHSILGNKWSAIASHLPGRTDNEIKNFWNTHLKKKLIQMGFDPMTHRPRTDVFSSLPHLLALVNLKELIDQGSSQTSWDEQALRLQAEAAQMARIQYLQYLLQPQASTTNNLSDFTDIETIGLLNSLCSSIKDVNPVFGSSQLETSAQYFGSSSVQDSIPFSPLPDLQILPPSSYQKDMIINKAPDQFTVPVDNSPNNVSWNIPSSSNTSTPSPPSVVVPPVTEASTSNNIMGDACSTTTSSYGGVVANSAWSDLLLEDYPFFNEIS; this is translated from the exons ATGGGAAGGTCTCCTTGTTGTGATGATAGTGGACTCAAGAAAGGTCCCTGGACTCCTGAAGAAGATCAGAAGCTCATGAATTACATACAGAAACATGGCCATGGAAGCTGGAGAGCCCTTCCCAAACTTGCAG GGTTGAACAGATGTGGCAAGAGTTGCAGGCTAAGATGGACAAACTACCTTAGGCCAGATATAAAGAGAGGCAAATTTTCTCAAGAAGAAGAGCAAACAATTCTAAACCTTCATTCCATCCTTGGCAACAA ATGGTCAGCAATTGCAAGCCACCTACCGGGGAGGACGGACAACGAAATCAAGAACTTCTGGAACACCCATTTGAAGAAAAAGTTGATTCAGATGGGTTTTGATCCGATGACCCACCGGCCTCGAACTGACGTCTTCTCCAGCTTGCCTCACCTTCTAGCTCTTGTCAATTTGAAAGAGCTTATTGACCAAGGCAGCAGCCAGACATCTTGGGATGAACAAGCCTTGAGACTACAAGCAGAAGCTGCTCAAATGGCTAGAATTCAGTACCTACAATACCTCCTCCAACCTCAAGCTTCTACAACAAACAACCTAAGCGATTTCACTGACATAGAGACCATTGGTCTTTTGAATTCACTCTGTTCATCAATCAAAGATGTTAATCCAGTGTTTGGTTCATCACAGTTGGAAACCTCAGCACAATACTTTGGGTCATCCTCTGTCCAGGATTCAATCCCTTTCTCTCCGTTGCCTGATTTGCAAATATTACCTCCCTCTTCTTATCAAAAGGACATGATCATAAATAAAGCTCCAGATCAGTTTACAGTCCCAGTAGACAACTCTCCCAACAATGTGTCATGGAATATCCCTTCCTCTTCAAATACTAGTACTCCCTCTCCTCCTTCTGTGGTGGTTCCTCCTGTGACGGAGGCTTCAACAAGCAATAATATTATGGGTGATGCTTGTAGCACTACTACTTCAAGCTATGGAGGAGTGGTTGCTAATTCTGCTTGGTCCGACCTACTTCTGGAGGACTATCCGTTTTTCAATGAGATTTCTTAG